In Gossypium raimondii isolate GPD5lz chromosome 12, ASM2569854v1, whole genome shotgun sequence, a single window of DNA contains:
- the LOC105763544 gene encoding uncharacterized protein LOC105763544 isoform X1 — translation MESQIPRKPRILCLHGFRTSAEILKRQVLRWPAAVLDKLDLIFLDAPYPAQGKSGVERFFDPPYYEWFQATEDFTEYTNFEECLAFIEDNMMKSGPFDGFLGFSQGALLSAALPGMQRDGLALTRVPRIKFLIIISGAKFGGPKFAHHKLTSNAYSSPLECPSLHIIGETDFMKQESISLLEYFVDPFVINHPKGHTIPELDEKSTEVMLGFIERIQKTMATADEQIYLNAET, via the exons ATGGAAAGCCAAATCCCGAGAAAACCCAGAATTCTGTGCCTCCATGGATTCAGAACAAGCGCTGAAATTCTCAAGAGACAGGTCCTTCGATGGCCTGCAGCTGTGCTTGATAAGCTGGACCTCATTTTCCTTGATGCCCCATATCCTGCCCAAGGGAAGTCCGGTGTTGAACGCTTTTTTGATCCTCCTTACTATGAATGGTTCCAAGCTACAGAG GATTTCACTGAGTACACAAATTTTGAAGAATGCCTTGCGTTTATTGAAGATAATATGATGAAGAGTGGTCCATTTGATGGTTTTCTGGGCTTCTCCCAG GGAGCACTTTTATCTGCTGCATTGCCTGGAATGCAGAGAGACGGATTAGCCCTTACCAGGGTTCCAAGAATCAAGTTTCTGATAATAATATCAGGAGCCAAGTTTGGAGGGCCAAAGTTCGCACATCATAAGCTCACTTCCAATGCATATTCTTCACCTCTTGAATGCCCTTCTCTCCATATCATAG GAGAAACGGACTTCATGAAACAAGAATCAATTTCTCTGCTGGAATATTTTGTGGATCCTTTTGTGATTAATCATCCCAAAGGCCATACAATTCCAGAACTTG ATGAGAAAAGTACTGAGGTGATGCTGGGGTTCATTGAGAGGATTCAGAAGACAATGGCAACAGCTGATGAACAGATCTACTTAAATGCGGAAACCTAA
- the LOC105763544 gene encoding uncharacterized protein LOC105763544 isoform X2: protein MESQIPRKPRILCLHGFRTSAEILKRQVLRWPAAVLDKLDLIFLDAPYPAQGKSGVERFFDPPYYEWFQATEDFTEYTNFEECLAFIEDNMMKSGPFDGFLGFSQGALLSAALPGMQRDGLALTRVPRIKFLIIISGAKFGGPKFAHHKLTSNAYSSPLECPSLHIIDEKSTEVMLGFIERIQKTMATADEQIYLNAET from the exons ATGGAAAGCCAAATCCCGAGAAAACCCAGAATTCTGTGCCTCCATGGATTCAGAACAAGCGCTGAAATTCTCAAGAGACAGGTCCTTCGATGGCCTGCAGCTGTGCTTGATAAGCTGGACCTCATTTTCCTTGATGCCCCATATCCTGCCCAAGGGAAGTCCGGTGTTGAACGCTTTTTTGATCCTCCTTACTATGAATGGTTCCAAGCTACAGAG GATTTCACTGAGTACACAAATTTTGAAGAATGCCTTGCGTTTATTGAAGATAATATGATGAAGAGTGGTCCATTTGATGGTTTTCTGGGCTTCTCCCAG GGAGCACTTTTATCTGCTGCATTGCCTGGAATGCAGAGAGACGGATTAGCCCTTACCAGGGTTCCAAGAATCAAGTTTCTGATAATAATATCAGGAGCCAAGTTTGGAGGGCCAAAGTTCGCACATCATAAGCTCACTTCCAATGCATATTCTTCACCTCTTGAATGCCCTTCTCTCCATATCATAG ATGAGAAAAGTACTGAGGTGATGCTGGGGTTCATTGAGAGGATTCAGAAGACAATGGCAACAGCTGATGAACAGATCTACTTAAATGCGGAAACCTAA